Proteins encoded within one genomic window of Deltaproteobacteria bacterium:
- the nuoH gene encoding NADH-quinone oxidoreductase subunit NuoH: MSPVSDPGFLLYFLTQATEREPGFWNWAFYWFSQEVVVVVVGLLLIIGFVTINAIGLIYAELKIAGHIQRRPAMMEVGWHGFLQPVMDAVKLLVKELTTPTAVNRPLFVVAPVIVFLPVLIAFIVIPFSERLIVRDLNLGLLLIFAFSALNVIGILIGGWASNNKYSLLGALRSVSQNVAYEIPILLSVMSVVIMTNTLRMTELVAAQEKVWFVLVQPVAAILYFIAATAETNRLPFDIPEAEGELVAGFHSEYSGMRFALFFLAEYSNMFIVAAVFATLFLGGWHGPILPGPIWFLLKVYVLVFLVIVARWTFPRLRFDQLMTLAWKVLIPFALANLLVTALVIKLIR; this comes from the coding sequence ATGAGCCCTGTCTCTGATCCTGGTTTCTTATTGTACTTCTTAACGCAGGCGACCGAGCGTGAGCCAGGTTTTTGGAACTGGGCTTTTTACTGGTTCAGTCAGGAGGTGGTCGTGGTGGTGGTGGGGCTGCTTCTAATCATCGGCTTTGTGACCATCAATGCCATAGGCCTGATATACGCAGAACTTAAAATTGCGGGTCATATTCAGCGTCGTCCGGCCATGATGGAGGTGGGGTGGCATGGATTCCTGCAGCCGGTCATGGACGCGGTCAAACTCCTGGTCAAGGAGCTGACCACGCCGACGGCCGTCAACAGACCGCTTTTTGTGGTGGCGCCGGTGATCGTTTTCCTGCCGGTTTTAATCGCCTTTATCGTCATCCCCTTCAGCGAGCGACTCATTGTCCGGGACTTGAATTTGGGGCTGCTTTTAATCTTTGCCTTTTCCGCTCTCAACGTTATCGGAATCCTGATCGGCGGTTGGGCTTCAAACAATAAATACTCCCTCCTGGGCGCCCTGCGGTCGGTGTCTCAGAATGTGGCCTATGAGATCCCCATTCTCCTTTCGGTGATGTCCGTGGTGATCATGACCAACACCTTGAGGATGACGGAACTGGTTGCGGCTCAGGAAAAGGTCTGGTTTGTACTTGTGCAGCCGGTGGCGGCGATACTTTATTTTATTGCCGCTACGGCTGAAACGAACCGGCTGCCTTTTGATATCCCGGAGGCGGAGGGAGAACTCGTGGCTGGATTTCACTCGGAGTATTCTGGCATGCGTTTCGCCCTGTTCTTCCTGGCTGAATACAGCAACATGTTTATCGTGGCCGCAGTCTTTGCCACCCTTTTTCTCGGGGGCTGGCACGGCCCTATCTTACCGGGACCGATCTGGTTCTTGCTAAAGGTTTATGTCCTTGTCTTCCTGGTTATTGTGGCGCGGTGGACTTTTCCCCGGCTGCGTTTCGACCAGCTAATGACACTGGCCTGGAAGGTTTTAATCCCGTTCGCCCTGGCCAATCTGCTGGTCACCGCTCTGGTCATCAAGTTGATCAGGTGA
- a CDS encoding NADH-quinone oxidoreductase subunit M, whose product MTDFYEIIRQWPLLSGIQVVTALGLLTVMLVPENRPGLIKKLAAVFSGVDLLICILIFLAYDQEAGGFQFVEKHLWVKALGIHYFNAVDGINLPMILLTGIVLFTGCLTMWELENRVKEFFAFSFLLVLGVFGVFMSMDLFFLFVYYDIALFPMYPLIAIWGSTRKEYGAMKLTLYLLAGSALILPGIILLYVKSGLWTFDIIALSGAEFTPYIQSIGFLLFFFGFGILAGVWPFHTWSPVGHVAAPTSVSMIHAGVLMKLGAYGVLRVGAFLCPEGWVQWADLMAVLAVIGILYGAFVGLAQTDLKYVIGYSSVSHMGIVGLGLSTVTVSGMNGAVFQMFAHGIMTALLFSSVGYIYDKTHTKTTFELGGMSRNMPVISGFFILAALAGVGVPCLASFWAELLVFISAVKVYPVRGILAISGLLISALFMLRVVMKTYYGPANEKYAGLSDVTAWLATPRVILAGVIVFFGLFPWLMLNLIQTATVSFPKVMGF is encoded by the coding sequence ATGACTGACTTTTACGAAATAATCCGGCAATGGCCTCTGCTGAGCGGCATTCAGGTGGTGACCGCCCTTGGTCTGCTGACCGTCATGCTCGTCCCGGAGAACCGGCCCGGGTTGATCAAGAAGTTGGCCGCCGTATTTTCCGGCGTGGACCTGTTGATCTGCATCCTCATTTTTCTGGCTTACGATCAGGAGGCAGGGGGGTTTCAGTTCGTTGAAAAGCATTTATGGGTCAAGGCCCTGGGCATTCATTACTTCAATGCCGTGGACGGGATCAACCTGCCCATGATCCTCCTGACCGGTATTGTGCTTTTCACCGGCTGCCTGACCATGTGGGAGTTGGAGAACCGGGTCAAGGAGTTCTTCGCTTTTTCCTTTCTCCTGGTTCTTGGCGTCTTCGGCGTCTTCATGTCCATGGACCTCTTCTTCCTTTTCGTCTATTACGACATCGCCCTCTTTCCGATGTACCCCCTGATTGCTATCTGGGGCAGCACGCGGAAGGAATACGGGGCCATGAAGCTGACGCTTTACCTTCTGGCCGGGAGCGCGCTCATCCTGCCGGGTATCATCCTGCTTTACGTCAAGTCCGGCCTCTGGACCTTTGATATCATAGCCCTCAGCGGCGCTGAGTTCACCCCATATATCCAGAGTATCGGTTTTCTGCTCTTTTTTTTCGGTTTTGGGATCCTGGCTGGCGTCTGGCCGTTCCACACCTGGTCGCCCGTCGGCCATGTGGCCGCTCCGACTTCCGTGTCAATGATTCACGCCGGCGTGCTCATGAAACTGGGGGCCTATGGCGTCTTGCGGGTCGGAGCCTTTCTCTGCCCGGAAGGGTGGGTGCAGTGGGCCGATCTGATGGCGGTTCTGGCTGTCATAGGTATCTTGTATGGGGCCTTTGTCGGCCTGGCCCAGACAGACCTCAAGTACGTCATCGGCTACTCCTCGGTTTCTCACATGGGAATTGTGGGGTTGGGTTTATCTACGGTCACGGTGAGCGGTATGAATGGCGCCGTCTTTCAGATGTTTGCCCACGGCATCATGACCGCCCTCCTCTTCTCCTCCGTCGGTTACATCTATGACAAGACCCATACGAAAACGACTTTCGAGTTGGGAGGCATGTCCCGAAACATGCCTGTCATTTCGGGCTTTTTTATCCTGGCCGCCCTGGCCGGCGTCGGCGTCCCATGTCTGGCCAGTTTCTGGGCCGAACTACTCGTTTTTATCTCGGCGGTTAAGGTCTATCCGGTCAGGGGGATACTGGCTATCAGCGGTTTGCTTATTTCCGCTCTGTTTATGCTGCGTGTGGTCATGAAGACTTATTACGGACCAGCCAACGAGAAATATGCCGGATTGTCCGACGTGACCGCCTGGCTGGCCACTCCCAGGGTTATCCTGGCTGGAGTCATCGTGTTTTTTGGTTTGTTCCCGTGGTTGATGTTGAATCTGATCCAGACCGCGACCGTGTCATTCCCCAAAGTCATGGGTTTTTAA
- a CDS encoding NADH-quinone oxidoreductase subunit D produces the protein MTEGNITSLDTEKKVASGLTEQTFWLNMGPQHPATHGVLRIVLHLDGERVVEAEPVIGYVHRGHERMGETRGYAQFLPNNSRMDYLGAMTYNHAYCAAVEKLAGIEVPPRAEYIRVITSEFNRLSSHLLFLGAYLMDLGAFTPFLYIWEEREEINDILNHVTGSRLTYCYNRFGGVHKDIDDQFTAGARAYIKRQRKRFKMYDKLVTGNVIFQNRTQGVGAITPEQAFNYGVTGPCLRACGVEYDIRKKEPYSVYSEVEFMIPTGRNGDAFDRYAVRLAEMEQSLRIIEQCLDRLPQGAYINDNVPQYLAPDPGEVFFAFESPRGETNIFIVSDGSRIPYRMHWKTPSYTNLSILAELVRGQFIADVISIMGSLDLVIPEIDK, from the coding sequence ATGACTGAAGGCAATATCACATCCCTTGACACGGAAAAAAAAGTCGCCTCCGGCCTGACCGAACAAACGTTCTGGCTGAACATGGGCCCCCAGCATCCGGCCACGCATGGGGTGCTCCGGATTGTACTTCACCTGGACGGCGAAAGGGTGGTTGAGGCTGAGCCGGTCATTGGTTATGTCCATCGCGGTCATGAAAGGATGGGCGAAACCCGCGGCTACGCGCAGTTCTTGCCCAATAACTCCCGCATGGACTACCTCGGCGCCATGACATACAACCACGCCTACTGCGCGGCCGTGGAAAAGCTGGCGGGTATCGAGGTTCCTCCCCGGGCGGAATATATTCGTGTCATCACCTCGGAATTCAACAGACTATCTTCCCACCTCCTGTTTCTCGGCGCCTATCTCATGGACCTGGGCGCCTTCACGCCGTTTCTGTATATCTGGGAGGAACGAGAAGAGATCAATGATATTTTGAATCATGTTACCGGGTCCCGGCTGACTTACTGTTACAATCGGTTTGGCGGTGTGCACAAGGATATTGACGATCAGTTCACGGCCGGGGCCCGGGCCTATATCAAACGCCAGCGCAAGCGGTTTAAGATGTATGATAAGCTGGTCACAGGCAACGTCATTTTTCAGAACCGGACCCAGGGTGTGGGCGCGATCACTCCTGAACAGGCCTTTAATTACGGTGTGACCGGACCATGCCTCAGGGCCTGCGGCGTGGAGTACGACATTCGCAAGAAGGAGCCTTACTCGGTCTACTCCGAGGTTGAGTTTATGATCCCCACGGGCCGTAACGGCGACGCCTTTGATCGTTATGCGGTCAGGCTTGCTGAAATGGAGCAGAGCCTGCGCATCATCGAACAATGTCTCGACCGTCTGCCTCAGGGCGCATACATTAACGATAATGTTCCTCAGTATCTGGCCCCGGACCCTGGCGAGGTGTTCTTCGCCTTTGAGAGTCCGAGGGGAGAGACGAATATTTTCATAGTCAGCGACGGGAGCCGCATCCCCTACCGCATGCACTGGAAAACGCCTTCTTACACTAACCTTTCGATTTTAGCCGAACTGGTCCGCGGTCAGTTCATTGCTGATGTTATCTCAATCATGGGCAGCCTGGATCTGGTCATCCCGGAGATTGACAAATGA
- the nuoK gene encoding NADH-quinone oxidoreductase subunit NuoK, with the protein MNQLEVYLFVALVMFCLGLLGVLQHRSLIAMLISVELMLNAASINFMAFNRFLTPEPAVGQIVTLFIIGTAAAEAAVGLSIILAVFRRYQSIDVEKARELKG; encoded by the coding sequence GTGAACCAGCTTGAAGTTTACCTTTTTGTGGCACTGGTCATGTTCTGTCTGGGCCTGCTGGGCGTCCTGCAGCACCGCTCTCTGATCGCCATGCTCATCTCCGTGGAGTTGATGCTCAACGCCGCCAGCATTAATTTCATGGCTTTCAACCGGTTTTTGACGCCAGAGCCGGCGGTGGGACAGATCGTGACCCTGTTTATCATCGGCACCGCCGCGGCCGAGGCCGCCGTTGGGCTATCCATCATTCTGGCTGTATTCAGGCGTTACCAGAGCATTGATGTCGAAAAGGCCCGGGAACTCAAGGGATAA
- a CDS encoding NADH-quinone oxidoreductase subunit L, which translates to MLDGLSFELFMAILVSVTPVVCFGLIMIFTLRSISASVTIGIIGSFLVWFASLYLFIHHWPATEVVIHQANWVVSESIKIPFGFYFDPHSLLMLMIVATISLVIQIYSMGYMAGDPGKSRYYAFLCLFAWSMINLVIAPGLLQLYVFWELVGLSSYLLIGFYFEKWSASEAGKKAFVMTRAGDIGFFIGLVMLMLTTGHLSVAVFSDAAELSKAGLSQTFLTVSAILIFCGAVGKSAQFPLLTWLPDAMEGPTPVSALLHSATMVAAGVYLTARVFPFYEASAAAMLVVLVIGTITMLLSSTMAMTARDIKQVWAFSTVSQLGFMFMGLGAGAYFAGVFHLTTHAFFKALLFLCAGVFIHHFDTNDFFEMSKLGARKMLIPMITVTIGVCALSGIPPFSGFFSKEAIMGALADKHNKIWLVAGLLGAAMTAYYSFRVIFTMWFPKGESVEHGHGHESGHGEGHDEGRWAWAVEWSMLIVLLILAAITVVLGFFHTRIEVFLTGHHAEHAGSYVVLALALLCALAGVVLAWFEFGAKKAKQVGFLSYIKPVEALFSNRWYMDHFYRWLLDYVAYGVFTNLFTRNDRVVIDGGIDGLTRFTISMGRVISRVQSGLLQYNLYLTFFILALMGLYFLLV; encoded by the coding sequence ATGCTGGATGGATTAAGTTTTGAACTCTTCATGGCCATCCTGGTCTCCGTAACGCCGGTGGTATGCTTCGGCCTGATCATGATCTTCACCCTTCGTTCCATTTCTGCTTCGGTCACGATAGGCATTATTGGTTCATTCCTGGTCTGGTTCGCCTCCCTCTATTTATTTATTCATCATTGGCCGGCTACGGAAGTTGTGATTCATCAAGCCAACTGGGTTGTCTCTGAAAGCATAAAAATTCCTTTCGGCTTTTATTTCGATCCCCATTCTCTTCTGATGCTAATGATCGTGGCGACCATCAGCCTGGTTATCCAGATTTATTCCATGGGCTACATGGCTGGTGATCCCGGGAAGTCCCGGTATTACGCTTTTCTCTGTCTTTTCGCCTGGTCCATGATCAACCTCGTCATTGCCCCCGGTCTGCTTCAGCTTTATGTCTTCTGGGAACTTGTGGGCCTGTCTTCCTATCTGCTGATCGGGTTCTACTTTGAAAAATGGTCGGCCTCCGAAGCAGGCAAGAAGGCCTTTGTCATGACCAGGGCCGGTGACATCGGCTTCTTCATCGGTCTGGTGATGCTGATGCTGACCACCGGCCACCTTTCTGTGGCCGTATTCAGCGATGCGGCGGAGTTGAGCAAGGCTGGTCTGAGCCAAACTTTTTTGACCGTCTCGGCCATCCTGATTTTTTGCGGCGCAGTCGGGAAGTCTGCGCAGTTCCCGCTTTTGACCTGGCTTCCCGATGCCATGGAAGGTCCGACTCCGGTTTCAGCCCTGCTCCACTCTGCGACCATGGTTGCCGCCGGTGTCTATCTGACGGCCCGGGTCTTTCCTTTTTACGAGGCCAGCGCCGCCGCCATGCTGGTGGTGCTGGTCATCGGGACCATCACCATGCTCCTCAGCTCGACCATGGCCATGACGGCCAGGGATATAAAACAGGTCTGGGCGTTTTCCACGGTCAGCCAGCTTGGGTTCATGTTCATGGGACTGGGCGCCGGCGCATATTTTGCCGGTGTTTTTCACCTGACGACTCATGCCTTTTTCAAAGCGCTTCTCTTCCTGTGCGCCGGCGTTTTCATTCATCATTTCGATACCAATGACTTCTTTGAGATGTCCAAGCTCGGAGCGCGCAAAATGCTCATCCCCATGATCACCGTGACCATCGGTGTGTGCGCCCTGAGCGGTATCCCGCCCTTTTCCGGCTTTTTCTCCAAGGAGGCCATCATGGGCGCCCTGGCTGACAAGCACAACAAGATCTGGCTCGTGGCCGGACTGTTAGGCGCGGCCATGACCGCTTACTATAGTTTCCGGGTCATCTTTACCATGTGGTTCCCCAAGGGCGAGTCAGTCGAGCATGGCCATGGACACGAAAGCGGCCATGGGGAAGGGCATGATGAAGGTCGCTGGGCCTGGGCCGTGGAATGGTCCATGCTCATCGTTCTACTGATATTAGCCGCCATTACGGTTGTCCTGGGCTTTTTTCATACCAGGATCGAGGTCTTTTTGACCGGACATCACGCAGAGCATGCTGGTAGTTATGTCGTTCTTGCCTTGGCCCTCCTCTGCGCCTTGGCCGGTGTGGTTCTGGCCTGGTTCGAGTTTGGAGCCAAAAAAGCCAAGCAGGTCGGCTTTCTGAGTTACATCAAGCCGGTGGAGGCGCTGTTCTCCAACCGCTGGTACATGGACCATTTCTATCGTTGGCTTTTGGATTATGTCGCCTACGGCGTCTTTACCAATCTGTTTACACGAAATGACCGCGTGGTCATTGACGGCGGGATTGATGGTTTAACCAGATTTACCATTTCCATGGGAAGAGTCATCTCTCGCGTCCAATCCGGACTCTTGCAGTATAACCTTTACCTCACCTTTTTTATTTTAGCCTTGATGGGACTCTACTTCCTCCTGGTTTAA
- a CDS encoding NADH-quinone oxidoreductase subunit I, which produces MKYFRNIIVGGWSLVLGYSVTIPEIFKPIITVQYPRQKLEMDVGYRGHIELVRLPGEDGHFCLACGTCERACPSKVIKIQGVKPKAGANKAGVMYLIDFSRCSLCGICVDVCPVDALRHSMAYDLAFYSRWDNVIDLVARFKEQQEQERS; this is translated from the coding sequence ATAAAATATTTTCGTAATATCATCGTAGGCGGATGGTCTCTTGTCCTGGGCTACTCTGTGACCATCCCCGAGATCTTCAAGCCGATAATCACGGTCCAGTATCCGCGCCAGAAGCTCGAAATGGATGTGGGTTACCGGGGTCATATCGAGCTGGTCAGGCTGCCCGGGGAGGATGGTCATTTTTGCTTGGCCTGCGGCACCTGCGAACGGGCCTGTCCTTCAAAAGTGATAAAAATCCAGGGGGTCAAACCAAAAGCCGGCGCAAATAAGGCGGGGGTGATGTATTTGATTGATTTTTCACGGTGCAGTCTGTGCGGTATTTGCGTGGATGTCTGTCCGGTGGACGCTCTTCGTCACTCCATGGCCTATGATCTTGCTTTTTACTCCAGGTGGGACAACGTCATTGATCTAGTGGCTCGTTTTAAGGAACAGCAGGAGCAGGAGAGAAGTTAA
- a CDS encoding NADH-quinone oxidoreductase subunit N, whose translation MQDQIILFLPELFFLLMALVLFGLTLGSGRPKPRRDYYVALVLGAVGLVLTLGSIKAEGHLFFQAYRLDLFSQLFKCFLSFGLFLVICISSRLDDIEERRHPEFYLFLTTSTLGMMLLVSAVELITLFVALELSSYSLYILIPLRKGSSHSTEAGIKFFFIGAMASATMLFGMSYLYGVCHTTYLTGILSSLPAQIHAPGAVIGMVLTLCGLFFKLAVFPFHNWAPDVYEGGTNQVITFIATASKLAGMAILIRLTALTNGSSAYLINLLIVLSMIGMTFGNLVAIKQKDFKRLLAYSSIAHAGYILIGILTMSKLGYSSVIYYALAYLILNFACFMVLITTSEKGKNVAIEDFNGLYSRAPLLAMTLLLGVFGLAGLPPTGGFTSKFLVFIAAIEKGYFWLVVFAMVNVTISLYYYINVVKAAYLNPPAEGSEKIKISVPLRLLNYVVIIIILWLGLYPATLLDRARTAAEAVLAVL comes from the coding sequence ATGCAAGACCAAATTATTTTATTTCTTCCGGAACTGTTCTTTCTGTTGATGGCCCTGGTCCTGTTCGGGTTGACCCTTGGGTCCGGCCGGCCGAAGCCGCGGCGGGATTACTATGTAGCCCTGGTTCTCGGCGCGGTGGGATTGGTCCTCACCCTGGGTTCGATCAAGGCAGAGGGACACCTCTTTTTCCAGGCTTACCGGCTTGACCTTTTCTCTCAGCTTTTTAAATGTTTCTTGAGCTTCGGCCTGTTTCTGGTCATCTGCATCTCCTCGCGGCTGGATGACATCGAGGAGCGGCGGCATCCTGAATTCTACCTCTTCCTGACTACTTCTACCCTGGGGATGATGCTGCTGGTCTCAGCCGTGGAACTTATCACTCTCTTCGTCGCTCTGGAACTGTCTTCCTACTCCCTGTATATCCTGATTCCGCTCCGCAAGGGGTCTAGCCATAGCACCGAGGCTGGAATCAAATTCTTTTTCATCGGCGCCATGGCTTCCGCCACCATGCTTTTTGGTATGAGCTACCTGTACGGTGTCTGCCATACCACCTATCTGACCGGAATTCTGAGCAGCCTGCCAGCGCAGATCCATGCGCCCGGCGCTGTAATTGGAATGGTCTTGACCCTCTGCGGCCTCTTTTTCAAACTGGCTGTCTTTCCCTTTCACAATTGGGCCCCGGACGTCTATGAAGGGGGAACTAACCAGGTTATCACCTTTATCGCCACCGCTTCCAAGCTGGCTGGTATGGCCATCCTGATTCGACTGACAGCCCTGACAAATGGAAGCAGCGCCTACCTGATCAACCTGCTGATCGTGTTATCAATGATTGGCATGACCTTCGGCAATCTGGTCGCCATCAAACAGAAAGACTTCAAACGTCTGCTGGCTTACTCCTCTATCGCTCACGCCGGGTACATTCTTATAGGTATCCTGACCATGTCTAAACTGGGTTACAGCAGTGTGATTTATTATGCCTTAGCCTACCTGATTTTGAATTTCGCCTGTTTCATGGTTTTGATAACCACCTCTGAAAAAGGTAAAAACGTTGCGATCGAGGACTTCAACGGGTTATACAGCCGAGCGCCGCTGCTGGCCATGACCTTGCTTCTGGGTGTGTTTGGGCTTGCCGGTCTGCCTCCGACCGGCGGGTTCACTAGCAAGTTTCTTGTTTTTATCGCGGCCATAGAAAAAGGCTACTTTTGGCTCGTCGTCTTTGCCATGGTCAACGTAACCATCTCCCTTTACTACTATATCAACGTTGTTAAAGCCGCTTATCTCAATCCTCCGGCTGAAGGCAGTGAAAAAATAAAGATCTCAGTCCCCTTGCGCCTCCTCAATTATGTGGTCATCATCATTATCCTCTGGCTGGGGCTCTATCCCGCCACGCTTCTTGATCGGGCCAGAACAGCGGCCGAGGCTGTGTTAGCCGTGCTCTAA
- a CDS encoding NADH-quinone oxidoreductase subunit J → MESLLELIKPLPEIIKPEWVAQAAFYFIVGVTLAGAIFAVFLRQIVHNILGLIVALFGVAGLFVYLNSEFLALMQILIYIGAVCIAIVFAIMLSDPMYKKPPQRRLPQVLLSVLLSLLILGVFLSVITRTPLKAAAERSNDWSVSTIGSLLLTRYALVFELISLVLVVAIIGAIVIAGEGRKQRSAK, encoded by the coding sequence ATGGAATCTCTACTGGAGCTGATTAAACCCTTACCTGAGATTATAAAACCCGAATGGGTCGCTCAAGCCGCCTTTTATTTCATCGTCGGCGTTACTTTAGCCGGGGCGATCTTCGCTGTATTCCTGAGGCAGATCGTCCACAACATTCTAGGATTGATTGTGGCTCTTTTTGGAGTGGCTGGCCTGTTCGTCTATTTGAATTCAGAATTCCTGGCCTTGATGCAGATTCTTATTTACATTGGAGCGGTTTGTATTGCCATCGTTTTTGCCATCATGCTGTCCGATCCGATGTACAAGAAGCCGCCCCAGCGCCGTCTGCCCCAGGTGCTCTTATCCGTGCTGCTCAGCCTGCTGATCCTGGGGGTTTTTCTATCCGTAATTACCAGGACGCCATTGAAAGCGGCGGCTGAAAGGTCAAACGATTGGTCTGTGAGCACCATTGGCAGTTTGCTTTTGACTCGCTACGCCCTCGTCTTTGAACTGATCTCTCTGGTTCTGGTGGTGGCCATTATAGGGGCGATCGTCATCGCCGGCGAAGGCCGGAAACAGAGGTCGGCCAAGTGA